GTACGCGCCGGTGACGACCTTGGCGGCGAACTCGCCGTCGAACTCGTCGTGGAGCGTCAGGCCGGCCTTCTCGGCGGCCTGCTGCGCGATCGGGTACGTGGGGGCCACCAGGTCGCCCCAGCCGCCGTCCGTGCCGACGAGGACGATCCGGGTGCCCGCCTGGCCGATGTGGGCGAGCTGCCCCTCGGCGCCGCCGTGCTCCGCGGAGAACGCCCGGATCTGCTTCGCGAGCCTGGCCGCCCTGCGCTCTTCCTGCTTCGTTTCTGCCATGACAAGGATGCTACCGAGGGGTAGATCGACTGGCGACGGCCGGGCCACGTGGTCTATCCCACGTGACCCGGCCGTCGACCGTGCACATCATCTGAGCGCGTCGCCCGCGCGACAGGCCCTCAGCGGAGGAAGGGGTCCACCGCGACCGCCACGAAGAGCAGCGAGACGTAGGTGATGGACCAGTGGAAGAGGCGCATCTCCTTGAGCTTCGCGCCGGTCGCGCCCGCCTTCGCGCGGTTCAGCAGCCCGTGCGCCTCCCAGAGCCAGAAACCGCCGGTGAGCAGCGCGACGGCCGTGTAGAACCAGCCGGTGTAGCCGAGCGGGGTCAGCAGCAGCGAGACGGCGACCATCACCCAGCTGTAGGCGACGATCTGCTTGGCCACGACCTTGTTGGAGGCGAGGACCGGGAGCATCGGCACGCCCGCGCGCGCGTAGTCGTCCTTCACCTTCATCGACAGCGGCCAGTAGTGCGGCGGCGTCCAGAAGAAGATGACGAGGAAGAGGATGACCGCGGCCCACGACATCGAGTTGGTGACGGCCGACCAGCCGATGAGCACCGGCAGGCAGCCGGCGATGCCGCCCCAGACGATGTTCTGCGCGGTCCGCCGCTTCAGGATCATCGTGTAGACGACCACGTAGAAGAGCAGCGCACCGAGCGAGAGCGCCGCGGAGAGCCAGTTGACGAGGAGGCCGAACCAGAGCGTGGAGACCACGGCGAGGGTGAGGCCGAAGACGAGGCCCTCACGCGGGGTGAGGACCCCGGTCACCAGCGGGCGCTGGGAGGTGCGGTCCATCAGGGCGTCGATGTCGCGGTCGATGTACATGTTCAGCGCGTTGGCGCCGCC
Above is a genomic segment from Streptomyces sp. NBC_00094 containing:
- a CDS encoding heme o synthase; translation: MTAVESRPAGVVLTPSPGGHRPFGARVKAYVALTKPRIIELLLITTVPVMFLAEQGVPNLWLVLATCFGGYLSAGGANALNMYIDRDIDALMDRTSQRPLVTGVLTPREGLVFGLTLAVVSTLWFGLLVNWLSAALSLGALLFYVVVYTMILKRRTAQNIVWGGIAGCLPVLIGWSAVTNSMSWAAVILFLVIFFWTPPHYWPLSMKVKDDYARAGVPMLPVLASNKVVAKQIVAYSWVMVAVSLLLTPLGYTGWFYTAVALLTGGFWLWEAHGLLNRAKAGATGAKLKEMRLFHWSITYVSLLFVAVAVDPFLR